The genomic window CAACGGCAACTGCCCCACCGGCACCACCCGAGTGGCCAGCGCCCCGATCGATGGCCTGGCCGGCGATACCTGCGGCTTCAACCAGGCGCCGTACACCACGCTGATTCCCTCCACCAAGCGCTACCAGGCCTATGCCAACGGCACCTTCCGCCTCGGCGACAACGTCGAAGCCTTCGGCGAAGTGCTGTACAGCCAGATCAAGAGCGCGGCGTGGTTCGGCAGCAGCCCGTTCTTCACCCTGGAAAGCGGGCGCTTCGCACTGAACGCGCAGACCGGTCTGGCCGAGCCGGTGTCGTCCAGCCTGCCGGCCAGCAACCCCTACAACCCGTACGGTCGTGCGGTGCCGATCGAATACACCTTCTTCGACCTCGGCGGCACCATCAAGACCAACCGTTCCACCGCCTACCGCGGTGTGTTCGGCCTGCGCGGCAACACCGAGAAGTGGGACTGGGAAGTGGCCGCGTTCGGCGCGCGCAGCAGCGAGCGCGAAAGCGTGTCGGGTGGCTTCGCCAACCGCTGGGCGCTGGCCGATGCGCTGGCCAGTGGCAGCTACAACCTGCTGAACCCGGCCGCCACGCCGCAGTCGGTCCGCGATTCGATCAACATCGCCACCCTGCGTCCGGCCGAATCGGTGCTGCAGGGCATCGATGCGAAGATTTCCGGCAGCCTCGGCCGCACCTGGGCCGGCGACATCGGTTTTGCCGCCGGTGCCGAGTGGCGCCGCGAGAAGCTGGATTCCAACAACCCGTGGCAGATCGACGCCGGCCTGCAGGTGCGCCCGGCCATTGCCGAAGTGCATGGCGAACGCAAGGTCAGCGCCGCGTATGCCGAGGTCAACGTGCCGTTGGCCTCGACCCTGGAACTGTCCGCCGCTGCGCGTGCCGACCACTACGATGACTTCGGCGACGCGTTCTCACCCAAGCTGGGCCTGCGCTGGCAGCCGCTGGATTTCCTGCTGGTGCGCGCCTCGGCCTCGAAGGGCTTCCGTGCGCCGTCGCTGTCGGAGAACTCCAACAGCACCAGCATCGCCTACGGCAGCGTGGTCGATCCGCGTGATCCGGACGTGCCGGGCTCGCGGCAGAACCCGACCTTCTTCACCGTCGGCAACAGCGACCTGAAGCCGGAGCGCACCAAGAGCCTGAACTTCGGCGTGGTGCTGTCGCCGTGGGCGAACACCAACCTCAGCATCGACTACTACCGCATCCAGCTGGACAACCTGGTCGGTACCAACAACACCCAGACCCTGGTCAACGACAACGTGGCCGGTGCGGTGCAGCGCGATGAACGCGGCAAGCTGCAGGCCGTGTTCAACCGTTACCAGAACCTGAGCGAGCTGAAGACCTCGGGCATCGACGTCGAGCTGCGCCAGCGCATCCCGACCACCGCCTTCGGCGACTTCACCGTGTCGTCGGCCTATACCCACGTGCGCGACTATCGCCGTCCGACCGTGGTCGGCGGCCCGCTGGTGGACTACGCCGGCAGCAATCTCGGTGCCACCCTGCCGAAGAACAAGGCCACCACCAC from Stenotrophomonas sp. 704A1 includes these protein-coding regions:
- a CDS encoding TonB-dependent receptor codes for the protein MPQHTLLVAALAAALAAPLSAAAESSADASGEASTLAAVRVTGSNIKRADTEASNPVQVIARQQLEQTGKATVADVLRSISANTGNASNETTNNGWASGSAGIGLRGLSQKNTLVLLNGRRLANYGFPAGGLSDTFVDLNALPLVAVERIEVLKDGASAVYGSDAVAGVVNIITRQSFEGAEIGGSFGGADQGGLHEQNLKFVGGLGDLDTDGYNILFSLQGYNRERLDQDERNLTKSGIYSDQPGGRWNGWSAKGARYLVNGVSVPMLDANGNCPTGTTRVASAPIDGLAGDTCGFNQAPYTTLIPSTKRYQAYANGTFRLGDNVEAFGEVLYSQIKSAAWFGSSPFFTLESGRFALNAQTGLAEPVSSSLPASNPYNPYGRAVPIEYTFFDLGGTIKTNRSTAYRGVFGLRGNTEKWDWEVAAFGARSSERESVSGGFANRWALADALASGSYNLLNPAATPQSVRDSINIATLRPAESVLQGIDAKISGSLGRTWAGDIGFAAGAEWRREKLDSNNPWQIDAGLQVRPAIAEVHGERKVSAAYAEVNVPLASTLELSAAARADHYDDFGDAFSPKLGLRWQPLDFLLVRASASKGFRAPSLSENSNSTSIAYGSVVDPRDPDVPGSRQNPTFFTVGNSDLKPERTKSLNFGVVLSPWANTNLSIDYYRIQLDNLVGTNNTQTLVNDNVAGAVQRDERGKLQAVFNRYQNLSELKTSGIDVELRQRIPTTAFGDFTVSSAYTHVRDYRRPTVVGGPLVDYAGSNLGATLPKNKATTTLDWKYSDYTAAVTWYYTSGYDQKASTAATAVQDRVDAYNQFDLYLAYSGIDNLTVYAKVQNLGDKTPPYDASFPGIRAPYDFSQYDLRGRYFTLGFDYRF